GAGGCCCCTGCCGAGGTCGAGATTGAGTACCCGGTCACGCGCGCGGCTGGAGGTAAGTCCGTGCAGTTGAACAACCGGATGACCACCCTCGTCGCTCAGTTCAACCGCAAGCTCTGCTCCAGGAACCACGAAAGTGGACATCACGCAACTCTTTTCACGACCCGACGGCTCGCCCCGCGCTGACCGAGCATTCAGGCTATCTGGGGCGTTAGGGTACCGCCATGCGGCTGACCAACGTGGCGCACCTGCGGCTACCCTTCGGACGACTCTGGGGCTACGACGTGTCGGTGTCTGACCTCGGCCGGCAGCTCCCGGTGTCTTTTGACCAACGCATACACGTTGGTGCGGGCCCACGGCCCGGTTCCTGGATGGCTCTGTCCATTCGGTTGTCTGCAGGGGTCAGCCGCCAATCGTTGGCCGATGCGTGGCTGGCGGTGATCGCCCGTCACGGCACGCTACGAACGGCATTCGCACCCGGGCCGGACGGCGACCCGCAGCTGCATGAGATCGATATTCACCCGGACAGGTGGGTCGAGCATGAGATCGCTCCAGGCCAGGCGGTCAACGACGCACTGCGAGTAGTTCTCAATGCGGCGTGCTCGCCCTATGCGCGGCCCTCGCATCGGTTGTGTGTGCTGGAGACTGCCGCCGGATTGACGGTGGTGATCGCCGCCGACCACGCCCACGTGGACATGTGGTCGATGCTGGTGATTGCCCGAGACCTGTTGTCGGTGCTCGCTGACGCGCGCATCGCTCGTACGCCGTCGCTGCAGCCGCCGCCGGCATTTGTCGTGCACACGCAAGCACTGTTGGACCGTCCCGCGGCACCTGACCATGTGCGCGCCCGATGGGCACAAATCATCAGCGACAGCGGTGGGGTCATGCCACGGTTTCCGCTGCCGTTGGACGAATTCGGGCCGCATCCGGAACGCGTTGAAGTGCGTGACGTGTTCGACGTCGATGACGGCGCCGCTTTTGCCGAGCAGGCACGCGAGGACGGTGTCTCGACGCTGGCGCTTGCGGTGGTCGCCATGACTGCGGTGACCCGCGAGTTGGCCGGGGCCCCACTGCGCGCGGTGTTCCCCGTGCACAGCCGATTTGAAGAAAAATGGCACGACTCGGTGGGCTGGTTCATCACCAATTCGGTCCTGGAGTCGGCGGTTGCCGAGCCGCACGCCGCGGCCGCCGCCGTCAAAGAAGCCGTGCAGCTTGGTTCCTGGCCACTGGCCGACGTACTGGCCCCGTGGGGGGGAATGCCAATCGCGCCCGGCATGTTCGCGATTTCCTGGCTGGACCAAACCAGACTTCCGGTGCGCATCGACTCGGTCGGACTCGACGCACAATATGTGAGCGCGAGCGTTGATACCGACGGCGTCATGCTGTGGTTCATCCAGGACGAGTCCGGGCTACATCTACGATGCCGCTACCCAGATACCGCGGCGGCACGAACCAACGTGGGGGCGTGGCTGGACCTGTTGGTGGCGCGCCTACAGGCACTGGCGCAGTCCTCGGTTCGAGGACTGTTGCGGGTAGCGGGCCGCACATATCGTGTGCAGCGCGCGACGCGCGAACACGTGGGGGTGATCGCCCAGCTGCTCTCCGACGACGAATTCGGTCAGGATCGCGAAGGCGCCGAACTCGAACGCTACGAGGCGGCCTACGACATGGTCGTTCGCAACCGATCCAACTATCTCGGAGTCGTCCTGAACAGTTCCGACATGGTCGTTGCGACGGTGCAATTGACCGTCATTCCCGGCCTTTCCCGCGGCGGTGCCACCCGGCTGCAGATCGAGGGATTACGGGTCGCCAAAGCCGAACGCGCACAGGGCCTTGGTACTGCACTCGTCGAGTGGGCACACAACTACGGCCGAGCACACGGGGCACGGCTGGCGCAGGTGACCACGGACGAGGCTCGCGAAAGGGCTCGGGCGTTCTATCGCCGGCTCGGGTACCACGACGCCCACGTCGGGTTGAAATGCACCATCTGAGTCCATGCCGCGGTGAACGTATCAGCGTGCCTAACGGCGACACTGAGGCCCAAAACGGCGTTCTTCATTAGCCGAGCTGACTAACGGAAACGTCCTCTGAACTACAAGAACATGAGTGCCCCGGCAGGATTCGAACCCTGCGGATGCTCGAACTCGATGGTTAAGGCGCGGGCTGACAACACCCCGCATTTGTAATAAGGCGAGCGTAGGCTGCGCCACGATGAGCGTGAGCGCGATCGACACCACGAAGGCGAGCAGGAGCCAGACCGAGTTGCTGGCGATCGTGCAAGCGATCTACGACGACACACCTGGCGTGGCCCATGAGACCAACTGGCTGGAGTGGAAATCCGCTTGATCTCGGCACTCCGGCCGGGAAAGGCACTCTGGCGAAGGTGATCATCGGTTTCGCCAACCGCCAGGTCGCCCAAGCGCTATTGGCTGTCGAGGGCTATGCGTACATAGTCGCCGGCGTTCAACCCCAGAGCGCGCCCGGAGTCGTCAACCTCGACTACGCGACCCTCGCTCAGAAGCTCAAGACGTACATCGATGGTCCATCTTGGGTGCCACACGCCTCCCCGTTCATGGGGAAAACGGTTCTCGTCGTGGTGATCGCGCCACCCCAGCCTGGCGATCCGATTCACGTCCTGGAACGCACCTTCGAGAAAAACAAGGCCACCTACCCAGAGGGCACGATTTTCGTGCGAGGTGCAGCGCAGTCGGAGCCTGCGAAGGCCTCCGAGGTGCGGATGCTGTCAGCGCGTTTGTTGGCCGGTAACACTATCGCCGCCGACGTCGCCCGGCTCGCAGAGGAGAGCGAAGCGCGTCGGGCGGCGGCAGTCGCCGAACATGCCAAGCGCGTCAGTTTCGGGATTGGGGTTCCGCTGCACGGCCAGTCAGGATTTCTGGTCCAGAACCACGGCGACGCCGCCATCACCGACATCTTTCTGCAGTCGGCTAATGGCGCGCCCCTTACCGTCTACTACCCGTCGAGCACGAAGCGGCAGGCCGACTATAAAGAAGGGTCCGTGGGCGCGGGCGAGGCCACCAAGTGGATGGTTCGGCCCGCTGACCAGCACGGTGGCCCTGCGGCTGAGTGGTCGGAGGCAGACAATCTGGTGATGTCCTTTACCGACGCGAACGACGTCCATTGGCGGCGGGTCGGGACGCAACCTCCCGAGCCAGTTTAACGGCTATGCCTTGGCTTTCGACGTAGACGTTGTTCCGAACCGGACCTCCACCAAGTTCCGTCGCCAGAAACGTGTACACAATGAACATCAATAGATGAACGCAGGATGGTGCTCGCAGTAGTCCGCGTCCGCACTCTCTGCAGGACCCAGCGGTTGACTTCGATCATGCCCCCTTCGCAAGCCAGGATGAGACCTGAGCTTTGAACGGCTCTAAGCGTCGATACGCGTCACGCGCAAACGACACCTGCCAGTCAACATCGGTCTGGCGGAGCTCTGCATGGATGTGGATGTAGTTCCGGGCGGTATAAAAGCCCTTGATCTCTCGCCCAAGGGGCTCGTCGAGAATTCCAAGTTTCACGGCCGCTGCAACCTTGCTATCGAACCGAATTTTGGACTCTTGCGTGCGGCGTCTCGCCAGCACTGCCCCGACTATGTCATTGGCGTCGCTAGAGTCGAGACGACGAATGCGTTCCATAATGTGGCCCGGTAACGGACGTTCGACCAGCGCCTCGTACTCATTAAGACGCTGAACTATTGGCGCCTCGGCTGCTTCAACGAACAGAAGGTGATGGATGGACGCCTCGTAGATCGAGGCGTACTGCTGAACCTGCAGCTGCACCTGCGCCTGCCTCGCCCACGGCTCATCAATCCTCAGCCCTTCCCACAGCTTGTAAAGGCACCTCGCCGCATAGAACTCTTGTCCGAGCCGATCACGGAGACCCGAATCGCCAATGAAATCAAAGAAGTTGACGTGCCACGCGAGATCACCCGGCAAGTCGGCGACTGCATAGCCCACGACTTCTGAACGGGTAGATTCGGGGAGAGGCATAGACGGTTCTCCATTCGTGGCGCCGATCGCATGATCTACCTAAATGTTCACAATCGCTCCTCCAAGCCGCACATTTCGGCGTTGCTGTGCGCTTTCGCCAGAGGTTGAACCGGAACGCGGCTACACGTTGAGGCGGAACTCGACCGCATTTGTTATAGAACAACTTGCGTCGAGACGCATGAGCTACAACGAGACGACGGCACGTGGAAGCGATCTCCGCCGCGCGGCAACTCGTCGCTTCCGCATAGATAAAACCAGAAGTACCGGGATGGGAACGCTCGGCGTTTCCTCTCAGGGACTTAGGGTTTGAGCCTGGCGACATCTCACTGAATAGCCTCGACCAATTCGTCGAGTTTTGTGAAGACTGTCTCCTTTCTCCCCATCATTCGCTGGGTTTCGCGGAGTTGTGTTCCAGTGTGCACCTCTGCGCAAACGTAATCGGTATACGCGGCCGCACTCGAAAGGTGGAGCATGTCAAGCAAATCGTTACGGCACCACTTGGTTCGATGATCAATGAATCGGCGTACGAATAGTTCGGATAAGAACCCGACCATGGGGGAAGTGGAAAACAACTCGCTCAATTCGCTGTCGCTGAACATCGGGAAGTCTGCAGCGCGAGTCAATCGCTGGTAGACAGCCGTATAGAAGCCGATGTTCTCGTTCCAATACCGGCGCCTAGCGAGCTGGCGACGCTGGTGCTTCGGAACATTCTGCGCATGCATTTGGGCCGTAATACGCAGGTGATGATCGACCCAGTCTGCAAGCTCATGCTTTGGAGTGCGCTCGGGATCAACCAGGGCGTCCAGGACGACACATGGCATCGTCAACATCGCCAAGAACTTATCGGCGTCAGGCATCTCGTCACTGATCCCCAGCGTCGTGTCACTTCCGAAAAGCGCGCCAGGCTCAGTAATGACCGGATGAAAGACGGGCGCACCCTCCAAGCGTCGGAGGTGACCTCGAATCGTCATTTCAGCCTCGTGCTTCCAGATGTCAAGTGGATGCCGAATCTGCCACCCACCCGCTAGCCTGGCCATGGTCAGACCCACCTCGTAGCGTCGCTCGCCGAAGAGGCCCGCTGTTTCCAACATGTGACCCATGGACAACGGAAGAACGATGCGGCCGTCACTGGCAAGGTCGATGAGGTCTTGGGCTGCGCGCCGTTCAGCGCCGTCCTTCACTCGGGTTGAATCGTGCAGCACGTCAGAAACGGTCCGCCAGCGATTCTGATCAAGGTAGACCGAAGGTCGGCCATTGAATGGTGGCTGAGAGGTCGGATTGAACCCTTCGGTGATGATCAGGTCTCCCTTGACGGTCATCGACATGACCCACCACTTCTCCCAGTCGAAGGTGGAACTGGCGATCTGGGAGCCCACAGTCCTGAACCTAGATTCCAGTTCCTCTTCAATGATCTGACCATCCTGACAAACAATTCGAATGGTCTCGTTCTGGAAATCGACGTGCCAGTATTTATACAGCTCAGCCGAGATAACCAGCGGTTTGTCCACGTGCTCAGGCTACTCAGGAGTTACGAGGCGACCTCATCCTTCCCGGGCAAGTGCGGCGAATCGGCTAGACGCGGGGGACTCCGCCGAGCCAGCGCAGTCAGGCCGAGCCCGAGGTCCGACTCACCACTGCCGACTGAGCCCGTTCTCTGCGAATACCCGGTGGCGTACAGGATGTCGTCCGGTGTTCAG
The Mycobacterium sp. 050128 genome window above contains:
- a CDS encoding GNAT family N-acetyltransferase; translation: MRLTNVAHLRLPFGRLWGYDVSVSDLGRQLPVSFDQRIHVGAGPRPGSWMALSIRLSAGVSRQSLADAWLAVIARHGTLRTAFAPGPDGDPQLHEIDIHPDRWVEHEIAPGQAVNDALRVVLNAACSPYARPSHRLCVLETAAGLTVVIAADHAHVDMWSMLVIARDLLSVLADARIARTPSLQPPPAFVVHTQALLDRPAAPDHVRARWAQIISDSGGVMPRFPLPLDEFGPHPERVEVRDVFDVDDGAAFAEQAREDGVSTLALAVVAMTAVTRELAGAPLRAVFPVHSRFEEKWHDSVGWFITNSVLESAVAEPHAAAAAVKEAVQLGSWPLADVLAPWGGMPIAPGMFAISWLDQTRLPVRIDSVGLDAQYVSASVDTDGVMLWFIQDESGLHLRCRYPDTAAARTNVGAWLDLLVARLQALAQSSVRGLLRVAGRTYRVQRATREHVGVIAQLLSDDEFGQDREGAELERYEAAYDMVVRNRSNYLGVVLNSSDMVVATVQLTVIPGLSRGGATRLQIEGLRVAKAERAQGLGTALVEWAHNYGRAHGARLAQVTTDEARERARAFYRRLGYHDAHVGLKCTI